CCGCTGTCAAAAGGCGCGCTGAATCAGGCGCTTCGCCGGGTGATCCGCGCTCCGCGTGGGCTGGGACTGGAGCCGTTTACCCCGAGGGATCTGCGCCGCACCGCCCGATCAAAACTTTCTGCCCTCGACACGCCTAATGATGTCGCCCGCAAAATCATGAACCATGCGCTGGAAGGGATCGATCGGGTCTATGATACCCATGACTATCTGAGCCAGATGCGCAGCGCCATGAATACCTTTTCGGATGCGGTTAAGCAGATTATTGAATGCGAAAGCTATCATCTGCTGCGACATCGCTATGATGGCGAGACTCTCACTTTGAGCAATCTCTCCATCATGGCGATGTCACGCTGACGTTGCTGTTTTCACGATCAGAAGTGGTAGCGCAGCCAGGCAAAATAGACGTTACCGTTATTATGCGTACCCGGTATGTAGGTCATCTGAAAATCGAGATCGCCATAGCCGATTGAGGCCAGCGGCAGCAATGCTGGCACCGGTATATAGTCCCAGTTATGCCGGGCGGTGACGCCTGCCGTGTAACCTGCACCCCAGTGAAAATTCTGGTCAGCCAGCGGACGCCATGTCGCTACCCAGCCATAACCCCCAAAGGGCTCCCATTTATTGAAGGAGTCCTTGAACGCCATTAAATAGATGCCGTTCCAGTT
This DNA window, taken from Pantoea vagans, encodes the following:
- the pagP gene encoding lipid IV(A) palmitoyltransferase PagP; its protein translation is MRKTLTLKALMMTTTVFTAFTAHSATLVQNVSAGWESFSDKVATTWQQPEGIDFYVPAITWHNRATYDREHINKYNERPWGAGGGISRYDEKGNWNGIYLMAFKDSFNKWEPFGGYGWVATWRPLADQNFHWGAGYTAGVTARHNWDYIPVPALLPLASIGYGDLDFQMTYIPGTHNNGNVYFAWLRYHF